One Candidatus Saccharibacteria bacterium RAAC3_TM7_1 genomic region harbors:
- a CDS encoding mannose-1-phosphate guanylyltransferase (RAAC3_TM7_1_273), which produces MITVIIAGGSGTRLWPLSTQTNPKQLLNLTSDRSMVQMTYDRAKHLSKDVYVVPDISHAEALKAQLPELDEDHFVVEPGRRGTANCIVAALAHVAKRHDHNEPVAFIHADHHIRDVEGFVHSFEIAAEASQKYNSIALIGIEPTYPATGFGYIERDGAIGDGQLIYNVESFKEKPDFTTAKGYMESGRYLWNCGYFVGSVNTFLQEMEACATELKQNYDALLDIDDPTSDDYKATYLGFINEVIDVALIEKSKALVVVPASFDWMDVGSFNDLHEANQKDEKANYLHGSNIHDIELENAYIRNEEDKPLAVIGLDNVVVVNTKDGILVARKDVSHRVGEVAKKLQE; this is translated from the coding sequence ATGATTACCGTTATTATCGCCGGAGGGTCGGGGACGCGCCTGTGGCCGCTCTCAACCCAAACCAACCCAAAACAACTTTTGAATCTTACAAGCGATCGATCAATGGTGCAGATGACCTACGACAGGGCAAAGCACTTATCGAAAGACGTTTACGTCGTCCCAGACATCAGCCACGCTGAGGCGCTAAAGGCGCAGCTTCCCGAGCTTGATGAGGATCATTTTGTCGTTGAACCAGGACGAAGAGGTACAGCCAACTGTATCGTAGCGGCACTTGCTCATGTGGCAAAGCGTCACGACCATAATGAGCCGGTTGCTTTTATACATGCGGATCACCATATTCGAGACGTAGAAGGGTTTGTACATTCATTTGAGATTGCCGCCGAAGCCTCGCAGAAATATAACAGCATTGCACTTATTGGTATTGAGCCGACGTATCCGGCGACAGGCTTCGGATACATTGAGCGAGACGGCGCAATTGGCGATGGCCAGCTGATTTATAATGTTGAGAGCTTCAAGGAAAAGCCTGACTTTACTACAGCTAAGGGATATATGGAAAGTGGGCGTTACCTGTGGAACTGCGGGTACTTTGTCGGTTCGGTGAATACTTTCCTCCAGGAGATGGAAGCATGTGCCACAGAGTTAAAACAGAATTATGATGCACTTTTAGATATTGATGACCCAACAAGTGATGACTATAAGGCGACCTACCTTGGGTTTATCAATGAGGTAATCGACGTGGCGCTTATCGAAAAATCGAAAGCTCTTGTCGTGGTACCAGCAAGCTTTGACTGGATGGACGTTGGAAGCTTCAATGATCTTCATGAAGCCAACCAAAAAGACGAAAAAGCAAATTATCTGCACGGTAGTAATATCCATGACATTGAACTGGAGAATGCCTACATACGTAATGAAGAAGACAAGCCCCTAGCAGTGATTGGTCTCGACAATGTCGTTGTCGTCAACACTAAGGACGGTATCTTAGTGGCGCGAAAAGACGTCAGCCATAGAGTGGGCGAAGTTGCTAAAAAACTACAAGAATAG
- a CDS encoding hypothetical protein (RAAC3_TM7_1_270.1) produces the protein MTSQLRRAASSISANIAEGFGRASKNDKLHFYTMAYGSLLEVKNFLYLANKLGYLQDDSLQALLKQSTSCQKLINASKKSLRHG, from the coding sequence ATGACCAGTCAGCTCCGACGTGCTGCAAGCTCTATTTCTGCAAATATCGCCGAGGGGTTCGGTCGCGCCTCAAAAAATGATAAGCTACATTTTTATACCATGGCCTATGGCTCATTGTTAGAAGTAAAAAACTTTCTGTACCTTGCCAATAAACTAGGCTACCTGCAGGATGATTCTCTCCAAGCACTATTAAAGCAATCCACTAGCTGCCAAAAACTTATTAATGCTTCGAAAAAGAGTCTGCGCCATGGTTAA
- the glmS gene encoding glucosamine-fructose-6-phosphate aminotransferase (RAAC3_TM7_1_272): protein MCGIVGYIGHRNAQEVLVNGLKRLEYRGYDSAGVVTFDGGDPQRLRATGKVEKLAELVRRQPSDATVGIGHTRWATHGVPSETNAHPHHSGDIYLVHNGIIENYREIKAELPDVTFQTETDSEVLAALINDLYQREDVKLENAVTQALKVVTGTYGIAVMSPKEPGKIVAARLGSPLLIGISEGETFIASDAAAIMAYTKQVIYLNDGELAVCTAGDVDVRDLASQPVSAKVETIEGDLQAIQKGGYDHYLLKEIMEQPESLRSTLRGRVIKESSVLRLGGLNMSDDELRSVKHIFIIACGTASYAGMVASYYLEDLMDDITVHVEVASEFRYRHVNVPDDSLALFVSQSGETADTLACLKEMKRRGVRCIGVINAVGSTIAREVDGGVYVHAGPEISVASTKAFTSQVTALLLIGLVMAQTKGLAPRELARYIDELDALPDEIERLLQELPDEVKRVAKQYEKYDHAIYLGRGPFYPTALEGALKLKETSYVHAEGQAAGELKHGSIALIDDRFFEVAFIDKHWLIDKMISNVTEVKTRGGHIIAVTNSDNVVETETEIKISSRLELLTPLLFNVISQLFAYYTAVARGNDVDQPRNLAKSVTVE from the coding sequence ATGTGTGGCATCGTAGGGTATATTGGCCACCGGAATGCACAAGAGGTATTGGTGAATGGCCTCAAACGACTTGAGTACCGTGGCTATGACTCGGCTGGTGTGGTTACATTTGATGGTGGTGACCCACAACGGCTCAGAGCCACGGGTAAGGTTGAGAAGCTAGCGGAGCTAGTAAGACGGCAGCCCTCAGATGCAACGGTCGGCATTGGTCATACACGCTGGGCGACCCATGGCGTACCGAGTGAAACAAATGCCCATCCACACCACTCTGGTGACATCTATCTGGTGCATAACGGCATCATCGAAAATTATAGAGAGATTAAGGCTGAACTACCAGACGTGACATTTCAGACCGAGACAGATTCTGAAGTTTTAGCGGCCTTGATCAATGACCTTTATCAGCGAGAGGACGTTAAGTTGGAAAATGCCGTGACACAAGCGCTGAAGGTTGTGACAGGGACGTATGGTATTGCCGTCATGAGCCCGAAGGAGCCGGGTAAAATCGTAGCTGCTCGACTCGGTAGCCCACTGCTGATTGGCATAAGTGAAGGTGAAACATTTATCGCAAGCGACGCGGCAGCCATCATGGCCTACACAAAGCAGGTAATTTATCTGAACGACGGCGAGCTGGCAGTCTGTACGGCAGGAGATGTCGATGTGCGTGACTTGGCTTCGCAGCCTGTTTCGGCTAAGGTCGAGACAATCGAGGGTGACTTGCAGGCAATTCAGAAAGGCGGCTATGACCACTACCTGCTCAAGGAGATTATGGAGCAGCCCGAGAGCCTGCGCTCAACGCTTCGAGGCCGTGTTATTAAAGAGTCGAGCGTCTTACGGCTCGGCGGCCTCAATATGAGTGACGATGAGCTTCGGTCGGTCAAGCATATTTTTATCATTGCTTGTGGTACGGCATCGTATGCCGGAATGGTCGCGTCATACTACCTAGAGGATTTGATGGACGATATCACAGTGCACGTCGAAGTGGCGTCGGAATTTCGCTATCGCCATGTCAACGTGCCGGATGATTCTCTTGCCCTTTTTGTTTCGCAGTCGGGAGAGACGGCTGATACACTGGCGTGCTTGAAAGAAATGAAACGCCGAGGAGTACGCTGTATAGGGGTTATTAATGCTGTTGGTTCGACGATTGCTCGCGAGGTTGATGGTGGTGTGTATGTGCATGCTGGGCCAGAAATATCGGTGGCGAGTACAAAGGCCTTTACATCGCAGGTAACTGCTTTGCTATTAATTGGTCTTGTTATGGCACAGACTAAAGGGCTGGCGCCGCGTGAACTGGCGAGGTATATTGATGAGCTTGATGCCTTACCGGATGAAATTGAACGGTTGCTTCAGGAGCTGCCGGATGAAGTGAAGAGGGTTGCCAAACAGTACGAAAAGTATGACCATGCTATTTATTTGGGTCGAGGGCCGTTTTATCCCACGGCTCTTGAGGGTGCTCTCAAACTTAAGGAGACTAGCTATGTTCATGCCGAAGGTCAGGCGGCGGGCGAACTTAAGCACGGTTCAATCGCACTGATTGATGACAGGTTTTTTGAAGTAGCATTTATTGATAAGCACTGGCTGATCGATAAAATGATAAGCAATGTCACCGAGGTAAAAACTCGTGGCGGACATATCATTGCAGTGACAAATAGTGATAATGTCGTTGAAACAGAGACAGAGATTAAGATTAGTTCGCGCCTTGAGCTTCTCACGCCGCTGCTCTTCAACGTCATTTCGCAGCTATTTGCATACTACACCGCTGTTGCACGAGGGAATGATGTTGATCAACCGCGTAATCTCGCCAAGAGTGTCACTGTTGAGTAG
- a CDS encoding Glycosyl transferase, group 1 (RAAC3_TM7_1_271), producing MVKPPTTYHLPPTNSNPRIAIVHDWLTNMGGAENVVLALHEAFPTAPIYTSVFTPETMPAFKGLDIRTTSLQQLPKSLRKLHKFFPTLRVRAFQKLDLSEYDIIISSSSAESKQVRKTRDSQVHICYCHTPIRYYWSHYREYKRDPGFGRLNWLVRLTMPLLIPRLKKADYKAAQDVDIFIANSETVRERIKRYYHKTATVIHPPVDIARFEPTRQRSDYYVTVGRQIPYKHHDIVVEAATKLGIKLKVFGNGGEHDRLVKLAGSTVEFYTDRFGDASDQALEKALNSAKGFIFPSEEDFGIVSVEALAAGTPVIGLARGGTLDIVQDGESGILFTDQTVGAVIDAIQKAEATVFLPATLRRKARRFEKSLFIAKMRNIVQRSTQQ from the coding sequence ATGGTTAAGCCACCTACCACCTACCACCTACCACCTACCAATAGCAATCCAAGGATTGCGATTGTCCACGATTGGCTAACGAACATGGGTGGTGCAGAGAATGTTGTGCTGGCTCTGCACGAAGCCTTTCCGACCGCACCGATTTACACCTCAGTCTTCACTCCGGAAACCATGCCCGCTTTTAAAGGACTCGATATCCGTACGACATCACTCCAGCAGTTGCCAAAGTCGCTGCGAAAGCTGCACAAGTTCTTTCCGACGCTGCGCGTGCGCGCCTTTCAAAAGCTCGATTTATCAGAGTACGATATTATCATTTCCAGCTCTAGCGCCGAGAGTAAACAAGTACGAAAAACTCGCGATAGCCAGGTACATATCTGCTATTGCCACACACCGATCCGCTACTACTGGAGCCACTACAGAGAGTACAAGAGAGATCCGGGCTTCGGGCGGCTGAACTGGCTCGTACGGCTGACAATGCCGCTGCTGATACCCCGTCTTAAAAAGGCTGATTACAAGGCCGCTCAAGACGTTGATATCTTCATCGCCAACTCTGAGACCGTCCGTGAACGCATAAAGCGTTACTATCACAAAACCGCCACCGTTATTCACCCACCGGTCGATATCGCTCGCTTTGAGCCGACGCGTCAGCGCAGCGATTATTACGTGACAGTTGGCCGTCAGATCCCCTATAAACATCACGATATCGTAGTCGAGGCGGCGACGAAACTTGGCATCAAGCTCAAGGTCTTCGGCAACGGTGGCGAGCATGATCGTCTTGTAAAACTGGCTGGATCGACGGTAGAGTTCTACACTGACCGCTTTGGCGATGCCTCCGATCAGGCGTTGGAAAAAGCTTTAAATAGTGCCAAAGGCTTCATCTTCCCATCGGAAGAAGACTTTGGCATTGTCTCGGTCGAAGCCCTGGCTGCCGGCACGCCGGTTATCGGCCTAGCTCGCGGCGGTACACTCGACATCGTCCAGGATGGCGAAAGCGGCATTTTATTCACCGATCAAACCGTCGGAGCCGTCATCGATGCCATACAAAAAGCTGAAGCGACGGTATTTCTCCCTGCAACATTACGTCGTAAGGCTCGCCGTTTTGAGAAAAGCCTGTTCATTGCAAAGATGCGTAATATTGTCCAGCGCTCTACTCAACAGTGA
- a CDS encoding SOS-response transcriptional repressor, LexA (RAAC3_TM7_1_268) — MQKERASKKQQELLSFVDGFIKGSGYGPSYREIMRALGYKSVSTVAVHVEGLITKGYLRRKDNSARSLEVVTTRPGETSPKNPLPLEAELLGYLQTRTLTPEQKSVVKEAMQQLGFTEITKALEEEVTANVESH; from the coding sequence ATGCAAAAAGAACGCGCCAGCAAGAAGCAACAAGAACTACTTAGCTTTGTCGACGGCTTTATAAAGGGTAGCGGCTACGGTCCAAGTTACCGTGAGATTATGCGCGCGCTTGGCTATAAATCAGTGTCAACGGTTGCCGTCCATGTTGAGGGATTGATCACGAAAGGCTACCTACGCCGCAAAGATAATTCTGCCCGTTCGCTTGAAGTCGTGACAACACGTCCAGGCGAAACCTCCCCGAAAAATCCGTTGCCACTCGAAGCTGAACTTCTCGGCTATCTGCAGACAAGAACACTGACACCAGAACAGAAATCAGTAGTGAAAGAAGCGATGCAGCAGCTCGGCTTTACTGAAATCACAAAGGCATTAGAGGAAGAGGTAACGGCCAATGTGGAGTCGCATTAA
- a CDS encoding Undecaprenyl-phosphate galactose phosphotransferase (RAAC3_TM7_1_270) gives MPSRNTKFYSLVLILADIFVLMLAFTIAYIIRVQNDPRPLLVPVYAQTYFFSFLVIVPLWITVFASFGLYSSPVYNRRLTEWTKLAIGSMIGILLIIGWEYTSGQHFFPARLVAAYALVGSFVLLLFERELLRFIRSLLFRFGRGVSRVLIIGNSDATRDIAEELAETSKSGYRVVAIAGPTKLIPTSLDDITHFTNLNEALKNVERLRVTTIIQTDLYDSSERNQQIMGTAQVHHINYNFIPGEAEFYTGKNTVDVFLGYPMISVSQTPLIGWGAILKRIFDTLVSLLLVVILSPFLLLLIVLQKLFNPGSVFYISNRLSQFSKPIRLIKFRTMRDRPTAHLDAADEFRAMDREDLAREYERNHKVEHDPRITRFGNFLRITSLDELPQIFNVLRGDLSLVGPRPILPQEVKFSKGKAALLHSVKSGVTGLWQVSGRSELSFDERIELETFYAQNWSFWLDIKILFKTLAVVLRRQGAK, from the coding sequence ATGCCTAGTCGAAACACCAAGTTTTACAGCCTTGTTCTTATCCTAGCCGACATTTTTGTCTTAATGCTGGCCTTTACCATTGCCTATATTATCCGTGTCCAAAATGACCCGCGGCCACTACTGGTACCCGTTTACGCACAGACCTACTTCTTTAGTTTTCTTGTCATCGTACCGTTATGGATCACTGTCTTTGCCTCCTTTGGTCTCTATAGTTCCCCCGTCTATAACCGACGACTGACCGAATGGACTAAACTAGCTATCGGCTCAATGATCGGCATATTGCTGATCATTGGCTGGGAATATACCAGCGGCCAGCATTTCTTCCCAGCTCGCTTGGTGGCTGCCTATGCGCTGGTCGGATCCTTCGTGCTTTTACTCTTTGAGCGCGAACTACTGCGTTTTATTCGTAGTCTACTGTTTCGTTTCGGTCGCGGCGTCAGCCGGGTACTCATTATCGGTAATTCCGATGCTACGCGCGACATCGCCGAGGAGCTAGCGGAAACCAGTAAAAGCGGCTATCGTGTGGTGGCCATCGCTGGTCCCACAAAACTTATACCCACTTCGCTTGATGACATCACTCACTTTACCAACCTAAACGAAGCGCTTAAAAACGTCGAACGGCTCCGGGTCACTACTATCATCCAGACTGACCTTTACGACTCCAGCGAGCGCAACCAACAAATCATGGGCACTGCCCAAGTACACCATATTAACTACAATTTCATCCCCGGTGAGGCTGAGTTCTATACCGGCAAGAACACGGTCGATGTTTTTCTCGGCTACCCGATGATCTCGGTCTCGCAGACGCCGCTGATCGGCTGGGGCGCAATCTTAAAGCGCATTTTTGACACCCTAGTATCGCTACTGCTTGTCGTTATCTTGTCACCATTTTTGCTACTCCTCATTGTGCTCCAGAAGCTCTTTAATCCCGGTTCAGTTTTCTATATCTCGAACCGTCTCAGCCAATTTTCAAAACCGATCCGACTGATCAAGTTCCGTACCATGCGCGACCGGCCGACCGCGCACCTTGATGCTGCTGACGAATTCCGCGCCATGGATCGAGAGGATTTGGCTAGAGAGTATGAGCGTAATCATAAGGTTGAGCACGATCCCCGCATCACGCGTTTTGGAAACTTTCTGCGCATCACTTCTCTAGACGAGTTACCCCAGATCTTCAACGTACTCCGCGGTGATCTCAGCTTGGTCGGACCGCGGCCGATTTTGCCGCAGGAAGTGAAGTTCTCAAAAGGCAAGGCAGCACTTCTCCACAGTGTCAAGTCCGGTGTCACCGGCCTCTGGCAAGTCTCGGGTCGCAGTGAACTGAGTTTCGACGAGCGTATTGAGCTAGAAACATTTTATGCTCAAAACTGGAGCTTCTGGCTTGATATCAAGATTTTGTTCAAGACCTTAGCGGTCGTTCTTCGCCGGCAAGGGGCAAAGTAG
- a CDS encoding hypothetical protein (RAAC3_TM7_1_266): MKKINFDSGVALFTSMLTLITFIIAFNTPPLSGPMCREVVCFQYPYLDVASRFPRDYYWIFPAIIILVTYIILMTILGNRSEEKKKLFGQLTVIFASISGAILLVAYFTQLSAVQPSLLKNEADGISLISQFNPHGMFIALEELGYLLMSVSFLFAGLAMTAKTKLEKWIKRVFVGGFALTIISLIIIVGLMGFNKEYIFEIAAITVTWFALIINGFLLFRLFHKTRA; the protein is encoded by the coding sequence GTGAAGAAGATAAACTTTGACTCAGGAGTCGCTTTATTCACGTCAATGCTGACTCTAATTACTTTTATTATCGCCTTTAATACACCCCCTCTATCTGGGCCGATGTGTAGAGAGGTGGTTTGTTTTCAATATCCATATCTTGATGTCGCCTCCAGGTTTCCAAGAGATTATTACTGGATATTTCCTGCAATAATTATTCTAGTCACCTATATTATCTTGATGACCATTTTAGGTAATCGATCAGAAGAAAAGAAAAAGCTATTCGGACAATTAACTGTAATATTTGCGTCGATTTCCGGCGCTATTTTATTGGTTGCATACTTTACTCAACTGTCAGCCGTGCAGCCAAGTTTACTAAAAAATGAAGCTGATGGAATTTCGCTCATAAGCCAATTTAACCCACATGGAATGTTCATTGCCTTAGAAGAGCTAGGTTACTTGCTTATGAGCGTTTCTTTCTTATTCGCCGGTCTAGCAATGACAGCCAAGACAAAACTCGAGAAGTGGATTAAAAGAGTGTTTGTTGGAGGTTTCGCACTAACTATTATTTCGTTAATCATTATCGTAGGGTTAATGGGATTCAATAAAGAGTATATTTTTGAAATAGCAGCAATTACTGTAACCTGGTTTGCGCTAATAATTAACGGCTTTCTATTATTCAGGTTATTTCACAAGACACGTGCATGA
- a CDS encoding hypothetical protein (RAAC3_TM7_1_269), which yields MKNTHLLAIYRIGLLVVLFGVVLHAPLSVWLSSLWPDYTELIKAWKEILLFGLAVIAVILLTKEREWRRLLRVRLVQLSIGFILLHLLLLPVFWQGLAPSVAGLMIDLRFIAVFLLFYALTLLDPGALRSLVKTTAVGAVIIVGFGLLQITVLPDDFLARFGYSKTTITPYSTIDKNPDFVRINSTTRGPNPLGAMSVVYVSLLLAWLVYRWRRLSVTWRLWTASGIFATLAVMFASFSRSAYMALIASMGISGALASKVSTKYLFVGLSVTVVAGLAGVGLLGSSDWFANVVLHEDPESVVIEKSNPAHIASLEEGVNRLAKQPLGAGIGSTGSAVLYGVQGGPTIENYYLFVAHEAGWLGLATFMAIVILVLKELYHRRDSWLGVALFASGIGLAIIGLLLPVWTDDTTSITWWALVGGIIGSSYAKRTRQQEATRTT from the coding sequence ATGAAGAACACACACCTGCTCGCTATTTATCGCATTGGCCTTTTGGTGGTACTATTTGGCGTCGTACTCCACGCACCGCTGTCTGTTTGGCTGTCGAGCTTATGGCCGGACTACACGGAGCTTATCAAGGCATGGAAGGAGATTCTCCTGTTTGGCCTGGCGGTCATCGCGGTGATACTGCTGACAAAAGAGCGGGAATGGCGCAGATTACTGCGTGTTCGTTTGGTACAGTTGAGTATTGGTTTTATTCTCCTCCACTTGCTACTGCTACCGGTATTTTGGCAGGGGCTGGCACCTTCAGTCGCCGGTCTGATGATCGACCTGCGCTTTATCGCTGTCTTTTTATTGTTCTACGCTCTTACCCTACTTGATCCGGGTGCACTACGGAGCTTGGTAAAGACAACAGCTGTCGGCGCGGTCATTATCGTTGGGTTTGGCCTGCTGCAGATTACCGTTTTACCAGACGACTTCCTGGCGCGCTTCGGCTACAGCAAGACGACCATTACCCCATATAGTACTATCGATAAAAACCCCGATTTTGTGCGTATTAATAGCACGACGCGTGGGCCAAATCCGCTCGGCGCGATGAGCGTCGTGTATGTCAGCTTGCTGCTTGCGTGGCTCGTATACCGATGGCGACGACTATCGGTAACCTGGCGACTGTGGACGGCTTCCGGTATCTTCGCGACATTAGCGGTAATGTTTGCTAGCTTTTCGCGTAGCGCCTACATGGCACTTATTGCGAGTATGGGTATCTCCGGTGCGCTCGCTAGTAAAGTTTCTACAAAATATCTTTTCGTGGGGCTGAGCGTTACGGTAGTCGCGGGACTCGCTGGCGTGGGACTACTCGGTTCGAGCGACTGGTTTGCTAATGTGGTGCTACACGAGGATCCCGAGTCAGTTGTCATCGAAAAGTCAAACCCCGCTCACATTGCTTCGCTGGAAGAAGGAGTAAATCGTCTAGCCAAACAGCCACTCGGCGCCGGTATCGGTAGTACGGGATCGGCCGTATTGTATGGAGTGCAGGGTGGTCCGACGATTGAAAACTATTACTTGTTCGTCGCCCACGAAGCTGGCTGGCTTGGCCTCGCTACATTTATGGCGATTGTCATTCTCGTACTTAAAGAACTTTATCACCGCCGGGACTCTTGGCTCGGCGTGGCGCTCTTCGCGAGCGGCATCGGCCTTGCTATTATTGGCTTGTTGCTACCGGTTTGGACTGACGATACGACGTCAATTACTTGGTGGGCACTTGTGGGGGGTATAATAGGGAGTAGTTATGCAAAAAGAACGCGCCAGCAAGAAGCAACAAGAACTACTTAG
- a CDS encoding hypothetical protein (RAAC3_TM7_1_267), which produces MWSRIKQWYRRRNKALFVIGLVILGGFIVVQLFYPTDRLPLFASIDGLDVSGWKNKDAAWQLDHGMASQRIAVKLGDAKASYDKALPSDIGLKVENSSRLATRDYPWYLRLVPTSLLWYGFVQPDGQPRYETNKKVAKSYLNNKLGKSCDIPAKNATLTYKDDTLQLVSAINGGKCDESEALASLTAVRPRLDAPSTVTIPVKTVKPSVNDEQATKVKEQLLAVTRDGVILSVNGKDQTLKQADVLSWLTFTSKDDALRYDINQSKANAYLTKHVTPLVAKPAGQTVITTLDFTVMSQKLGATGQTLDLTKTLASIKAVLESKTSAAKTAIMSVSPKVVYQRTYTHTSLGISALITHYVADHPGTFGVSFQELAGQGRIAQYNGSRVFVTASTYKLFVAYGTLKRVDAGTWKWSDKNINGGRDLATCFDDMIVKSDNECAKAMLLKIGLSTLTNEIQALGLTGSSFMHTNIETTPNDLRSYLIMLQNGSLPISSASRSRLLDAMKRQVYRQGIPAGASGTVADKVGFLWALLHDAAIVYSPKGTYVLVVMTDKSSWANIADLTRKIESLR; this is translated from the coding sequence ATGTGGAGTCGCATTAAGCAGTGGTACCGGCGCCGTAATAAGGCGCTTTTCGTGATTGGACTGGTCATTCTAGGTGGCTTTATTGTCGTGCAGCTGTTCTATCCAACCGATCGCTTGCCGCTGTTTGCTTCTATTGACGGGCTTGATGTGAGCGGGTGGAAAAATAAAGATGCAGCGTGGCAGCTCGACCACGGTATGGCTAGCCAAAGAATTGCTGTCAAACTCGGTGACGCTAAAGCCTCTTATGATAAGGCACTTCCTTCCGATATCGGCCTGAAAGTGGAAAATTCATCCCGTCTCGCTACACGTGACTACCCATGGTATCTGCGGCTTGTTCCGACCTCACTGCTCTGGTACGGTTTCGTCCAGCCCGATGGACAGCCGCGCTACGAAACCAACAAAAAAGTGGCAAAATCCTATCTTAACAACAAGCTTGGCAAATCATGCGATATACCCGCGAAAAACGCAACGCTCACCTATAAGGATGATACATTACAGCTTGTGAGCGCTATCAATGGCGGCAAGTGCGACGAGTCGGAAGCGCTGGCATCACTTACGGCAGTCCGTCCACGGCTGGATGCTCCGAGTACCGTGACCATTCCGGTAAAAACCGTCAAACCGAGCGTCAATGACGAACAGGCGACAAAAGTAAAAGAGCAGCTTCTGGCAGTTACTCGTGATGGTGTCATACTCTCCGTCAACGGTAAAGACCAGACGCTTAAACAGGCAGATGTCTTGTCATGGTTGACATTTACATCCAAAGACGATGCCTTACGTTACGATATCAATCAGTCAAAAGCGAATGCCTACCTCACGAAGCATGTCACACCGCTCGTCGCGAAGCCAGCTGGCCAGACAGTTATTACGACGCTGGATTTCACGGTCATGTCACAGAAACTTGGTGCGACTGGACAGACACTTGACCTCACCAAAACACTTGCGAGCATCAAGGCGGTGCTGGAAAGTAAAACATCAGCTGCCAAGACAGCAATCATGTCCGTTTCGCCAAAAGTCGTGTATCAGCGTACCTATACGCACACTAGCCTCGGCATTTCGGCATTGATAACTCACTATGTCGCGGATCACCCGGGTACATTCGGCGTCTCGTTCCAAGAATTGGCAGGCCAGGGTAGAATTGCTCAGTATAACGGCAGCCGAGTCTTTGTGACAGCCAGTACCTATAAGCTTTTTGTCGCTTATGGCACCTTGAAACGGGTCGATGCCGGTACGTGGAAGTGGTCGGATAAAAATATTAACGGCGGCCGAGATCTCGCAACTTGCTTTGACGATATGATCGTGAAGTCTGACAACGAGTGCGCCAAGGCGATGCTTTTAAAGATTGGCTTGTCGACGCTGACGAATGAAATCCAGGCGCTTGGCTTGACCGGCTCGAGCTTTATGCATACGAATATCGAGACGACGCCAAACGATCTGCGCTCATATCTCATCATGCTACAAAATGGTTCGTTACCGATCTCTAGCGCTAGCCGGTCGCGCTTGCTTGATGCCATGAAACGACAAGTCTATCGGCAGGGCATCCCAGCCGGTGCCAGCGGGACGGTGGCAGACAAAGTCGGATTCTTGTGGGCGCTACTCCATGACGCCGCTATCGTCTATTCGCCAAAAGGAACCTATGTACTGGTGGTCATGACCGATAAATCCTCATGGGCAAATATTGCCGACCTGACGCGAAAGATTGAATCACTTCGATAG